One window from the genome of Paraneptunicella aestuarii encodes:
- a CDS encoding acyltransferase yields MSIYIHESAIVDDGAQIGDGSRIWHFSHVCANAKIGQGCSLGQNVFVGNNVSIGNGCKIQNNVSIYDNVFLEDDVFCGPSMVFTNVYNPRSAIERKTEYRDTKVSKGATLGANCTIVCGVTIGQFAFIGAGAVVNKDVKDYALVVGVPGRQIGWMSEFGEQLDIALQGDGDEAVCPHSGAVYRLVNSNLEKV; encoded by the coding sequence ATGTCTATCTATATTCATGAATCGGCCATTGTTGATGATGGGGCTCAGATTGGGGATGGCTCTCGAATCTGGCATTTTAGCCATGTGTGTGCAAATGCAAAAATTGGTCAAGGCTGTTCCTTGGGGCAGAATGTGTTTGTTGGAAATAACGTCAGTATTGGTAACGGTTGCAAGATCCAGAATAACGTGTCGATTTATGACAATGTCTTCTTGGAAGATGATGTTTTCTGTGGCCCCAGTATGGTTTTCACCAATGTCTATAATCCACGTTCAGCGATAGAAAGAAAAACGGAGTATAGAGATACCAAGGTGTCTAAAGGCGCTACTTTGGGGGCTAACTGTACTATCGTTTGCGGTGTGACCATTGGTCAGTTTGCGTTCATTGGCGCAGGGGCTGTGGTTAATAAAGATGTGAAAGACTATGCCTTGGTTGTTGGTGTTCCTGGTAGGCAAATCGGCTGGATGAGCGAATTTGGTGAACAGTTGGATATTGCGCTGCAAGGTGACGGAGACGAAGCGGTTTGCCCTCATAGTGGTGCGGTTTACCGACTGGTGAATAGTAATTTGGAAAAGGTGTAA
- a CDS encoding DegT/DnrJ/EryC1/StrS family aminotransferase — translation MQFIDLKAQYSLHKDRVDARIHKVLEHGNFILGPEVKELEEKLAQYCGVKHCLGVANGTDALQLSLMALGIKPGDYVLTTTFSFFATAEVISLVGAIPVFVDICPQTYNLSSESLKAAISHLNKSGIQAKAIIAVDLFGLPVDYREIKQIADENNLYVIEDAAQGFGGSIDGHRSCSFGDISTTSFFPAKPLGCYGDGGAVFTNNDELASLIGSLRVHGKGTDKYDNVRIGLNSRLDTIQAAVLLEKLAIFDKELEAKQRLAQRYSDGLNNRFVVPHIPEGMTSSWAQYCIIPKSGHREQFMARLKDASIPTAVYYEKPLHLQTVYKEMTHVVNLEHSERVAQLIFSLPMHPYVANEECDQIVSILNGV, via the coding sequence ATGCAATTCATCGATCTTAAGGCTCAATATTCTCTGCATAAAGACAGAGTCGATGCCCGTATTCATAAGGTTCTGGAACATGGAAATTTTATCTTGGGGCCAGAAGTAAAAGAACTGGAAGAAAAGCTGGCTCAGTATTGTGGGGTAAAGCATTGTTTGGGCGTGGCTAATGGCACTGACGCATTACAGCTTTCCTTGATGGCTTTGGGGATAAAGCCGGGTGATTATGTATTGACAACGACCTTTAGTTTTTTTGCTACCGCTGAGGTTATCAGCCTTGTCGGTGCTATTCCTGTATTTGTTGATATTTGTCCGCAAACATACAACTTGTCTTCTGAATCTCTAAAAGCGGCCATTTCGCATCTGAATAAAAGTGGCATTCAGGCTAAAGCCATTATTGCCGTCGATCTTTTTGGATTACCTGTTGATTATCGAGAGATTAAGCAAATTGCAGATGAGAATAATCTGTATGTCATTGAAGATGCTGCACAAGGGTTTGGCGGCAGTATTGATGGGCATAGAAGTTGTAGTTTTGGTGATATTTCCACGACCAGTTTTTTTCCTGCAAAGCCATTGGGTTGTTATGGTGATGGTGGTGCTGTTTTTACCAATAACGATGAGCTGGCCAGCTTGATTGGGTCTTTGCGTGTGCATGGTAAGGGCACGGATAAATACGATAACGTTAGAATTGGTTTGAATAGCCGGCTAGACACTATTCAAGCCGCGGTGTTATTAGAGAAATTAGCTATCTTTGATAAGGAATTAGAAGCAAAGCAAAGGTTAGCTCAGCGTTATAGCGATGGGTTGAATAATCGCTTTGTTGTTCCACACATTCCTGAAGGCATGACGAGTAGTTGGGCTCAATATTGCATTATTCCAAAGTCCGGTCATCGTGAGCAGTTCATGGCGCGCTTAAAGGATGCCAGTATACCAACAGCGGTATATTATGAAAAACCCTTGCATTTACAGACTGTTTATAAGGAAATGACGCACGTTGTAAACCTTGAACATTCTGAGCGTGTCGCTCAGCTTATCTTCAGTTTACCTATGCATCCTTATGTCGCTAATGAAGAGTGCGATCAGATTGTATCGATACTGAACGGAGTATAA
- the gspG gene encoding type II secretion system major pseudopilin GspG: MNNKRAGFSLIELLVVMVILGLLASLVGPAMFGKVDSSRVKTAQAQIQMLGTALDTFRLDTGDYPDKLGELRTSDRRGWDGPYLPKDIPLDPWGNDYSYQKPGENGQPYTLKSFGKDGKPGGDEDSADISN, translated from the coding sequence ATGAATAATAAAAGAGCCGGTTTCAGCTTAATAGAGCTCTTGGTCGTAATGGTTATCCTCGGCTTGCTGGCGTCTTTGGTTGGGCCTGCAATGTTTGGTAAGGTCGACTCCTCTCGTGTTAAAACCGCTCAAGCTCAAATTCAAATGTTGGGAACTGCGCTCGACACGTTTCGTCTTGATACAGGTGATTACCCGGATAAGTTAGGTGAATTAAGAACGTCGGATCGCAGAGGTTGGGATGGCCCTTACTTGCCTAAAGATATTCCTCTGGATCCTTGGGGTAATGATTATTCGTATCAAAAACCCGGTGAAAATGGTCAGCCATACACGTTGAAGTCTTTTGGTAAAGACGGTAAACCGGGTGGCGATGAAGATTCTGCAGATATAAGTAACTAA
- a CDS encoding GspE/PulE family protein, translating into MQFTDILVNKFNVQESEIERALQFQSTYGGKIETILSNLGIVNGEAICEALAESLQLEYVSQEQANDVVEQHSGGKVTQDKFLKERNWYLLGEDEQGKQFFLTFSPTNIEAIEYLEYMDKPFELKVCSESSWREITGRLSAEAGLELSIDDFSDMEVERLKELASEAPVVNLVNALITKALQLGASDLHIEPSANIFKARARVDGVLRDLEYIPSAMSLAVISRIKILSSMDIAEKRRPQDGKISMKISGFDLDIRVSALPLNSGESIVMRFLLKQSVRYDLSTLGISSDIRSWIDDDLSKSSGVILLTGPTGSGKTTSLYSFLNQLNNDKVKIITLEDPVEYQLEGVNQIQIKPDIGFDFAAGLKSILRQDPDILMLGEIRDAVSAKIAMQSALTGHLVFSTVHTNDAASAFTRLIDLGVEEFLLNAALVSIVAQRLVRKICPHCSHPADNIDELNAKYGLSKYAQKFGLDKVDLRVGAGCKSCAHTGYQGRVAILEYLRIDDTIRSLPKGPDFLLKANKHMAEKGVRNLYEDGIYKAIQGVTTMNEVVRVAG; encoded by the coding sequence ATGCAATTTACAGACATTCTTGTTAATAAATTTAATGTGCAAGAGTCCGAAATAGAGCGGGCTTTGCAATTTCAGTCTACCTATGGCGGTAAGATTGAAACCATCCTGTCCAATCTGGGCATCGTTAATGGTGAAGCTATATGTGAAGCCTTGGCTGAGTCGCTTCAACTTGAGTACGTTTCTCAAGAGCAAGCTAACGATGTTGTTGAACAGCACTCTGGCGGTAAAGTCACTCAAGATAAATTTCTGAAAGAGCGGAATTGGTATTTGTTGGGTGAAGATGAGCAAGGCAAACAGTTTTTTCTGACCTTTTCTCCTACTAATATCGAAGCGATTGAATATCTGGAGTACATGGACAAACCTTTTGAACTTAAGGTTTGTTCGGAAAGTTCATGGCGAGAAATAACCGGAAGATTGAGCGCAGAAGCTGGACTTGAACTGTCTATTGATGATTTTTCTGATATGGAAGTTGAACGCTTGAAAGAGCTGGCTTCCGAAGCGCCAGTTGTGAACCTGGTTAATGCGTTAATTACTAAGGCATTGCAATTAGGTGCCTCCGACTTACACATTGAACCCAGTGCCAATATTTTCAAAGCCAGAGCGCGGGTTGATGGCGTACTGAGGGATCTTGAATATATCCCCAGTGCCATGTCACTTGCTGTGATTTCTCGTATCAAGATCCTGTCATCAATGGACATCGCGGAAAAACGTCGTCCTCAGGATGGCAAGATTTCCATGAAGATTTCCGGCTTTGATTTGGATATTCGTGTTTCTGCTTTGCCGTTAAATTCCGGCGAAAGTATTGTTATGCGTTTCCTGCTTAAGCAGTCGGTTCGATATGACTTATCGACCTTGGGCATTTCCAGTGACATTCGAAGCTGGATTGATGATGATTTGTCCAAATCATCCGGCGTTATTCTGCTTACCGGGCCGACGGGGAGTGGTAAAACCACCTCTCTGTATTCATTCCTGAATCAGCTAAATAATGACAAAGTTAAGATCATTACCTTGGAAGACCCGGTTGAATACCAGCTTGAAGGTGTTAATCAGATCCAGATTAAGCCTGATATCGGCTTTGATTTTGCCGCAGGCTTGAAGAGTATTCTACGTCAAGATCCTGATATTTTGATGCTGGGTGAGATCCGTGATGCCGTGTCTGCCAAAATCGCGATGCAATCTGCTTTAACCGGCCACTTGGTATTCAGTACCGTGCATACCAATGACGCCGCCAGTGCCTTTACTCGTTTGATAGATTTAGGCGTGGAAGAGTTTTTGCTGAACGCAGCATTGGTTTCGATTGTGGCTCAGCGTTTGGTACGTAAGATTTGTCCTCATTGCAGTCATCCTGCGGACAATATTGATGAATTGAATGCCAAATATGGACTTTCAAAATATGCGCAGAAGTTTGGTTTGGATAAGGTGGATCTGAGAGTTGGTGCTGGCTGTAAATCTTGTGCTCATACTGGTTATCAGGGACGGGTGGCGATCCTTGAGTATTTGCGTATTGACGATACCATCCGAAGCCTTCCAAAAGGGCCTGATTTCTTGCTCAAAGCCAATAAGCATATGGCTGAGAAGGGTGTAAGAAACCTTTATGAAGATGGTATTTATAAAGCTATTCAGGGTGTGACAACCATGAATGAAGTGGTGAGGGTAGCAGGGTGA
- a CDS encoding type II secretion system F family protein: protein MIQFECTVYDQHGIRQVVTVNCASAADAKKKLLEAGYSVAKVVEISESKGFGLFSKNKLSLDDLEFFSAQMSLLLGNGLKLDEALELLQKVSVEQNIKFVVGKMLNCVREGHPLSDALEERFGFDKLYVSLVQIGESSGNIAEVFAGIAADLKFKKMLASKVKQAISYPILVLVFCTLAILFVFNVVIPRMSVLFDNQENLPWYTEAMLSAADFVSTYQWLLLPVVIAIPALLLQLKQRPELKSTLDSIAINTPMLSQLVRMLERIRYSSAMFLTIKSGISVERAMQYSAKVIKNSILQRQASAAEVKVRQGNTLASSFKQTLIYDEIHTGLIEVGEKSGDLESIFKEITEREQFNFDALVTRFTALLEPALILLMAGIVGSVVVVMLMSIIAVQDIGF from the coding sequence GTGATCCAGTTTGAATGTACCGTGTACGATCAGCATGGTATTCGTCAGGTGGTTACTGTTAACTGCGCTTCGGCTGCCGATGCTAAAAAGAAGCTGCTGGAAGCGGGTTATAGCGTCGCTAAGGTTGTAGAGATTAGCGAGAGTAAAGGATTTGGCCTTTTTTCCAAGAACAAATTATCGTTGGATGATCTGGAGTTTTTCAGTGCTCAAATGTCCTTGTTGCTGGGCAATGGCTTAAAGCTGGATGAAGCCTTGGAGCTTTTGCAAAAAGTGTCTGTGGAGCAAAACATTAAGTTTGTGGTAGGCAAAATGCTTAACTGTGTTCGTGAAGGCCATCCGCTTTCTGATGCATTAGAAGAGCGTTTTGGCTTTGATAAACTTTATGTCAGTTTGGTTCAAATCGGTGAGTCATCGGGCAATATTGCAGAGGTATTTGCAGGTATTGCCGCCGATTTGAAATTCAAAAAAATGTTGGCAAGTAAGGTTAAACAAGCGATTTCTTATCCTATTCTGGTTCTCGTTTTCTGTACCCTCGCGATTCTGTTTGTCTTCAACGTGGTTATTCCTCGTATGTCGGTGTTGTTTGATAATCAGGAGAACCTGCCTTGGTACACTGAGGCTATGTTGTCGGCGGCTGATTTTGTCAGCACTTATCAATGGTTGCTGTTGCCCGTTGTCATTGCGATTCCTGCTTTATTATTGCAGTTAAAACAACGCCCTGAGTTGAAATCTACGCTTGATTCTATCGCGATTAATACACCGATGCTTTCTCAGTTAGTACGTATGTTGGAGCGCATTCGCTATAGCTCGGCCATGTTTTTGACCATCAAAAGCGGTATTTCGGTTGAAAGAGCGATGCAATACAGTGCCAAGGTTATCAAGAACTCCATTTTGCAACGTCAGGCCAGCGCCGCAGAAGTGAAAGTGCGACAAGGTAACACTCTGGCTTCTTCGTTTAAGCAGACTCTTATCTATGATGAAATTCATACTGGCTTGATTGAGGTTGGCGAAAAAAGTGGTGATCTGGAAAGCATCTTCAAGGAGATCACCGAGCGAGAACAATTTAATTTTGATGCTTTGGTAACTCGTTTTACTGCTCTCTTGGAACCCGCGTTAATTCTTTTGATGGCCGGTATTGTCGGTAGTGTGGTTGTTGTCATGCTGATGAGTATTATTGCGGTGCAAGACATCGGGTTCTGA
- a CDS encoding type II secretion system protein, which translates to MNASRLNLGFSLIELLVVFMVMSLVLSIVGPSINKVYTQHMAQQEMRMLKQYVRDISVYAYSVHEDINIRVSGDRIEAFFLADLKQGADELVKPLDETLEYSEEGDIEQSPLFSHRFEYLQFDNTRFRALKSGVVTLDFLRAAPHSQGIFKDIAIKGIAYSETWQG; encoded by the coding sequence ATGAATGCATCCAGGCTTAATTTAGGGTTTTCGTTGATTGAGCTATTAGTAGTGTTCATGGTGATGTCTTTAGTTCTGTCGATTGTTGGGCCATCAATTAATAAAGTTTACACACAGCATATGGCTCAGCAGGAAATGAGAATGTTGAAGCAATATGTTCGCGATATTTCCGTTTATGCGTATTCCGTGCATGAGGATATTAATATTCGCGTATCAGGGGATCGTATAGAGGCTTTTTTTCTAGCTGATCTAAAACAGGGGGCTGATGAGTTAGTCAAACCCCTTGATGAGACGTTGGAATATTCAGAAGAGGGCGATATAGAACAATCACCTTTGTTTTCACATCGCTTTGAATACCTTCAATTTGATAATACTCGTTTTAGAGCGTTAAAGAGTGGTGTGGTTACATTGGATTTTTTAAGAGCTGCCCCTCATTCTCAAGGGATATTCAAAGATATTGCTATTAAAGGGATTGCCTACAGCGAAACATGGCAAGGATGA
- a CDS encoding type IV pilus modification PilV family protein, with product MARMMSFTNGQKGFTLLEVLVASLLLFMAIALVSLAYQTGLKSELSAERKVFRSIVVTFIQQSIAEDLRLRPDTKSGEGRWGQLSFQWQVVKEYSKWSETGFDVESNSQVELGRELHLKNIEINVEGDVYEYTYLSWK from the coding sequence ATGGCAAGGATGATGAGTTTTACCAACGGTCAGAAGGGGTTCACTTTACTTGAGGTGCTGGTTGCCAGCTTGCTTCTCTTTATGGCCATTGCGTTGGTTTCTTTAGCCTATCAAACAGGGCTTAAATCTGAACTTAGTGCGGAAAGAAAGGTGTTTAGAAGTATCGTGGTCACATTTATTCAGCAAAGCATTGCTGAAGATTTGAGACTGCGGCCTGATACAAAATCTGGCGAAGGACGATGGGGGCAATTGAGTTTTCAATGGCAGGTAGTAAAAGAATATAGCAAATGGTCAGAAACAGGCTTTGATGTAGAGTCAAATAGCCAAGTGGAGTTGGGAAGAGAGTTGCATTTAAAAAATATTGAGATCAATGTTGAGGGTGATGTTTATGAATACACCTATTTATCCTGGAAGTAA
- a CDS encoding prepilin-type N-terminal cleavage/methylation domain-containing protein, translated as MNTPIYPGSKCTKGFTLIELLLAMVLMSIVMGLATMSLSQFNQYSVKTGIGFEARLNRYFNIERLAGLLNATSDYYVADNLGRNELYFWGRSDSIQFVSASSWEEEKQGSLNILSVEQDKDSLLALVLYQRGAREQIFFESSHFPKKEDLKGILILSGASKITFEYLGVQNIRQLYPSGVTENYQANLMWQNNYEGMKTGYLPEKIRISIEWPDGTEWPCIFEVKSQNYMKRDLMLDGLT; from the coding sequence ATGAATACACCTATTTATCCTGGAAGTAAATGTACTAAAGGTTTTACATTGATTGAGTTGTTGTTAGCAATGGTTCTAATGTCCATTGTCATGGGATTGGCAACAATGTCTTTGTCTCAGTTTAATCAATATAGCGTGAAGACTGGGATTGGGTTTGAAGCTCGTTTGAATCGTTATTTTAATATTGAGCGATTAGCTGGGCTACTGAATGCAACATCAGATTATTACGTGGCTGATAATTTGGGGAGAAATGAGCTTTATTTTTGGGGGCGCTCAGATTCTATTCAGTTTGTTTCGGCAAGCTCTTGGGAGGAGGAGAAGCAAGGAAGTCTTAATATTTTAAGTGTGGAACAAGATAAGGATTCACTGCTGGCTTTGGTTTTATATCAAAGGGGAGCGAGAGAACAGATTTTTTTTGAGTCTTCTCATTTTCCTAAAAAGGAAGATCTTAAAGGTATATTGATACTTTCTGGTGCCAGTAAAATTACTTTTGAATATCTTGGGGTTCAGAATATTAGGCAACTTTATCCGTCAGGAGTAACTGAAAATTATCAAGCTAATTTGATGTGGCAAAATAATTACGAAGGGATGAAGACGGGATATTTACCTGAAAAAATAAGAATTAGCATTGAGTGGCCTGATGGTACTGAATGGCCCTGTATTTTCGAGGTTAAAAGTCAAAACTACATGAAGCGAGATTTAATGCTGGATGGTTTGACATGA
- a CDS encoding type II secretion system protein GspK has protein sequence MSSKTPLGGREQRGAALIFALLVALLLGVFAAFFTYKAQQNIQLAQDVSKQLHARLKADNQLKKAIYAISRLGFVGVEWPETEILYPSMFWGEPLEVGSGVTVSYQDLASKLNLVPFKSGEWLKVLMFYGVDEKSARGITDRIEDWMDSDSFRRIQGLEKKGYQYNNSQFYPRDALMQSLDELFFIPGIDERLMEIISNEASYWGTSERAPLAGSEAMIKAYGGDDIYEQVLAQRKDRESLRHVYNSLQGVDPGSVSDIPSGLFRISVNIEYDGAKFARSVDINLRGTDLMPFYIYGWQ, from the coding sequence ATGAGCAGTAAGACACCATTAGGGGGGCGAGAGCAGAGAGGGGCAGCCCTCATATTCGCTTTACTTGTGGCTTTGCTATTGGGGGTATTTGCTGCTTTTTTCACTTATAAAGCTCAACAAAATATTCAGTTGGCACAGGATGTGAGTAAACAGTTACATGCCAGGTTAAAAGCAGATAATCAGCTTAAAAAAGCAATATACGCTATTTCCCGACTTGGATTTGTGGGGGTTGAATGGCCTGAAACGGAAATACTTTACCCAAGCATGTTTTGGGGGGAGCCTCTCGAGGTTGGCTCGGGTGTAACTGTTTCATATCAAGATTTGGCATCGAAGTTGAATTTGGTGCCTTTTAAATCTGGAGAATGGTTAAAGGTTTTAATGTTTTATGGTGTGGATGAGAAGAGTGCTAGAGGTATTACTGATCGCATTGAAGATTGGATGGATAGTGATAGCTTTAGGCGTATTCAAGGATTAGAGAAGAAAGGGTATCAGTATAATAACAGTCAGTTTTATCCTCGAGATGCTTTAATGCAGTCATTAGATGAACTGTTTTTTATCCCCGGAATTGATGAGCGTTTAATGGAAATAATAAGTAACGAGGCGAGTTATTGGGGGACATCTGAGCGAGCACCTTTAGCTGGTAGTGAGGCAATGATTAAAGCATATGGTGGTGATGATATTTATGAGCAGGTTTTGGCACAACGAAAAGACCGAGAGAGTTTGAGGCATGTGTATAACAGCCTTCAAGGTGTTGATCCCGGCTCGGTAAGTGATATTCCATCGGGGCTTTTCCGGATTTCGGTTAATATTGAATACGATGGTGCTAAATTTGCACGGTCAGTAGATATTAATCTCCGAGGTACCGATTTAATGCCTTTTTATATATATGGTTGGCAATGA
- a CDS encoding type II secretion system protein D gives MTLVVGFSLLAQGCQSTGKDPFNSVFQKNIADSNAASGEDSQNNSGKSTSVQQNNREIDAFEYEINRSVKSSSEVLRLSDEENIAVAFEQIGLKEFINHSLAKLLNVSFVIDPQVNIEGKTVTLSIAEKVSQKRFLELFKDVLEQNEIALKIQNGVVFLHGVRQRRGLPEYDYGFGRSKSDVPQGAQPIFHVVPINFIDAKSLSSFLIRLSNASPEALQDPNLLGIRGSRHDVLRALDIIEMLDVPHVRGKRIQFIKLEYLPSYEFIEKVSELLENEGVNVSQALRFTDLSRQNGVVIHSNNEDVLKRVAYWQKQLDTPESTDDKQYFMYYPENMEAAKLAQVLQKLIQVGQSSFSGSTAGANRQPQAVGAGSDTSSNKSTSSKSNATVNGYSEDFSFVSDENRNVIIIYAAANKYKSILPLLKKLDVTPPQVLIEAKLIEVTLKDEHTQGVEWSLFGGSAKRDIATSQLSSFAGSFSYTISGVDYNAALVLLEKQNKLKVLSSPRIVVANGESATLNVGTEIPVLSTQAADVDTDRVLQSIQYRSTGVDLTVSPIVNSSNIIAMQISQNVSETSENGSSGIDSPIILNRSFQTSVVANSGQTLVLGGLIRENNSFEDSQVPLLGDIPILGRLFSNESKSISRTELLVLITPRIIFNSSDIHEINELFIDELTLFD, from the coding sequence ATGACGCTGGTTGTCGGCTTTAGTTTATTGGCGCAAGGGTGTCAGTCGACAGGTAAAGACCCGTTCAACTCAGTATTTCAAAAAAATATTGCCGACTCTAATGCTGCTAGTGGTGAGGATTCTCAAAATAACAGCGGAAAAAGTACATCCGTTCAGCAAAACAACAGAGAGATAGATGCCTTTGAGTACGAAATAAACCGTAGTGTGAAAAGTTCATCTGAAGTGCTGCGTTTAAGTGATGAAGAAAATATTGCGGTAGCATTTGAGCAAATTGGATTGAAAGAGTTTATTAATCACTCTCTGGCTAAGTTATTAAATGTAAGTTTTGTTATCGATCCTCAAGTTAATATTGAAGGTAAAACGGTAACGTTGTCAATTGCTGAAAAAGTAAGTCAAAAACGTTTTCTGGAATTGTTTAAGGATGTATTGGAACAGAATGAAATAGCGTTAAAAATCCAAAATGGTGTAGTTTTTCTTCATGGGGTCCGTCAACGTAGAGGATTACCTGAATATGATTATGGTTTTGGTCGTAGTAAATCTGATGTACCTCAAGGTGCCCAGCCAATTTTCCATGTTGTGCCCATAAATTTTATAGATGCAAAGAGTCTATCAAGCTTCCTTATTCGGTTGTCTAATGCGTCACCAGAAGCACTTCAAGATCCTAATTTGCTGGGAATTCGTGGAAGTCGCCATGATGTTTTGAGGGCGTTGGATATTATTGAAATGCTTGATGTGCCTCATGTAAGAGGTAAACGTATTCAGTTTATTAAGTTGGAATATTTGCCGTCCTACGAGTTTATTGAAAAAGTGAGTGAATTATTGGAGAACGAAGGAGTCAATGTTTCGCAGGCTTTGAGGTTTACCGATTTATCTCGTCAGAATGGTGTAGTTATACATTCCAATAATGAAGATGTTTTAAAAAGAGTCGCGTATTGGCAAAAGCAGTTGGATACACCAGAATCTACGGACGATAAGCAGTACTTTATGTATTATCCAGAAAATATGGAGGCAGCTAAACTGGCTCAGGTACTGCAGAAGTTAATCCAGGTTGGGCAAAGTTCTTTTTCAGGTTCAACCGCTGGGGCTAACCGACAACCTCAAGCCGTCGGTGCTGGTAGCGATACTTCCTCTAACAAATCTACATCTTCAAAGTCTAATGCCACCGTTAATGGGTATAGCGAAGATTTCAGTTTTGTTTCTGATGAGAATAGAAACGTTATAATCATTTATGCTGCTGCAAATAAGTATAAGAGTATATTACCGTTGTTAAAAAAGCTTGATGTTACGCCTCCTCAAGTGTTGATTGAAGCTAAACTGATAGAAGTTACTTTAAAAGATGAACATACTCAGGGGGTTGAATGGAGCTTGTTCGGCGGAAGCGCGAAAAGAGATATCGCTACCTCACAGCTAAGTTCTTTTGCTGGGAGTTTTTCATACACTATCAGTGGTGTTGATTATAATGCGGCTCTTGTACTTTTGGAAAAACAGAATAAACTGAAAGTGTTATCCAGCCCACGAATCGTGGTTGCCAATGGTGAGAGCGCCACATTAAATGTTGGAACTGAAATTCCGGTATTATCAACGCAGGCGGCAGATGTAGATACGGACAGAGTATTACAAAGTATTCAATACCGTTCCACCGGCGTTGACTTGACAGTCTCACCTATTGTTAATTCTAGTAATATTATTGCTATGCAGATATCGCAAAATGTGAGTGAAACATCGGAAAATGGTTCATCGGGCATTGATTCACCCATAATATTGAATCGTTCTTTTCAGACATCGGTAGTTGCTAACTCAGGGCAAACTTTGGTGTTGGGTGGGTTAATCAGAGAAAATAATTCTTTTGAAGACTCGCAGGTTCCTTTGTTGGGGGATATACCGATATTAGGACGCTTGTTTTCAAACGAATCTAAGTCTATATCAAGAACAGAGCTTTTGGTTCTTATAACTCCTCGAATAATTTTTAATTCCAGTGATATTCATGAGATTAATGAATTATTTATTGACGAATTAACGTTATTTGACTAA
- a CDS encoding IS630 family transposase: MLKKIDFTALSKKETNAAKRIRLLALAHYSEGMNKAQIARTLKVSRASVNKWVAAFLDKGIDGLDAKSPPGRPASLSSEQIKKLSRYIEYHSRSDVGGRLTGADIQAWISSHLNVDYKMSNIYRLLHQWGFSWISSRSKHPKQSQNAQEEFKKLEINVIKLCPGHLPLNNVDIWFQDEARFGQQNTTSRLWARTGSRPRAVKQQQFEYAYLFGAVCPATGETEALITPWVNKDAMTLHLKQISERTKPGRMAVVIMDGAGWHTEDTIQQFDNIRMLKLPPYSPELNPVEQVWSWLRQNALSNRIFEGYEDIVDACSDAWNTFVKDTHRVISLCTRKWAQLNG; encoded by the coding sequence ATGCTAAAAAAGATAGATTTCACAGCGCTTTCCAAAAAGGAAACTAACGCAGCTAAAAGGATCAGGTTACTTGCATTGGCTCATTACAGTGAAGGAATGAACAAAGCACAAATAGCTAGAACACTTAAGGTCAGCAGGGCAAGTGTAAATAAATGGGTAGCGGCTTTTCTGGATAAAGGAATTGATGGCCTGGATGCCAAATCTCCTCCCGGTCGTCCTGCATCGCTGTCATCAGAACAGATAAAAAAGCTATCTCGCTATATTGAATATCATAGTCGTTCTGATGTCGGGGGAAGACTGACGGGAGCCGATATCCAAGCCTGGATATCGAGCCATCTGAATGTGGATTATAAAATGTCCAACATTTACCGTCTCTTGCATCAATGGGGTTTTTCATGGATTTCCAGCCGTTCAAAACATCCAAAGCAATCGCAAAATGCTCAGGAAGAGTTTAAAAAACTGGAGATTAATGTGATCAAACTTTGTCCAGGACATCTGCCTCTGAACAATGTTGATATCTGGTTTCAGGATGAAGCTCGCTTTGGTCAGCAAAATACCACCTCTCGTTTATGGGCAAGAACTGGCAGTCGCCCACGCGCAGTCAAACAGCAACAATTTGAATATGCCTATCTTTTCGGTGCTGTCTGTCCCGCAACCGGTGAAACAGAAGCGCTCATAACGCCGTGGGTCAACAAGGATGCAATGACATTGCACTTGAAACAGATTTCTGAACGTACTAAACCGGGGCGAATGGCTGTCGTCATCATGGATGGCGCAGGATGGCATACAGAGGACACGATCCAACAGTTTGATAATATTCGTATGCTAAAGCTTCCTCCCTACTCGCCGGAACTGAATCCGGTTGAACAGGTATGGAGTTGGCTTCGTCAGAACGCACTATCCAATCGCATATTTGAAGGGTATGAAGATATCGTGGATGCATGTAGTGACGCCTGGAATACATTTGTCAAAGATACCCATCGTGTTATCTCTTTATGCACCAGAAAATGGGCACAGTTAAATGGCTAG